The Planctomycetota bacterium genome includes a window with the following:
- a CDS encoding TIM barrel protein, with product MDRRQVLAAGLLAAASRGASAAIQSGSRAPAKDGRLLRQSVARWCHSSLSIENLIELVKTTRLDGIDLLDPPDIEKVRAAKLACPVANGPTTISDGLNRLENHDAILKRAEELFPKISEAGAPLVIVFAGDRRGLGDDTGLENCAAGLKRLLPLAQKCNLGVAMEMLNSRVDHKDHMGDHTEWGVRLCESVGDKRFGLLYDIYHMQIMEGDVIRTIQKASPWILHYHTAGVPGRGPLDAQQELNYQAIMRAIVATGYHGFIGHEFMPAKDTKAELRAAIAACAGD from the coding sequence ATGGACCGCCGCCAAGTTCTTGCCGCGGGCTTGCTGGCGGCGGCTTCGCGCGGCGCGAGCGCGGCGATCCAATCGGGAAGCCGGGCGCCGGCGAAGGATGGCCGGCTGCTGCGGCAGAGCGTGGCGCGGTGGTGCCACAGTTCGCTGTCGATCGAAAATCTCATTGAGCTGGTGAAGACCACGCGCCTGGACGGCATCGACCTGCTGGATCCGCCCGACATCGAGAAAGTGCGCGCCGCCAAGCTCGCCTGCCCGGTGGCCAACGGGCCGACGACCATCAGCGATGGATTGAATCGTCTTGAGAACCATGACGCGATCCTGAAGCGCGCCGAGGAGCTCTTTCCGAAAATCTCCGAGGCGGGCGCCCCACTGGTGATTGTCTTCGCCGGCGACCGGCGCGGACTGGGCGACGACACGGGCCTGGAGAATTGCGCCGCGGGTTTGAAGCGGCTGCTGCCGCTGGCGCAAAAATGCAATCTCGGCGTCGCCATGGAGATGCTCAACTCGCGCGTCGATCACAAGGACCACATGGGCGACCACACCGAATGGGGAGTGCGACTCTGCGAGTCGGTCGGCGACAAGCGCTTCGGGCTGCTCTACGACATCTACCACATGCAGATCATGGAGGGCGATGTGATCCGCACGATCCAGAAGGCGTCGCCCTGGATCCTCCACTACCACACCGCCGGCGTGCCGGGTCGCGGACCGCTGGACGCGCAGCAGGAGCTCAACTACCAGGCGATCATGCGGGCGATCGTGGCCACCGGCTACCACGGGTTCATCGGGCATGAGTTCATGCCCGCGAAGGACACCAAGGCCGAGTTGCGCGC